The following are from one region of the Paraglaciecola sp. L1A13 genome:
- a CDS encoding monovalent cation:proton antiporter-2 (CPA2) family protein — translation MSLLGSAFVFLLAAVVAVPIFRKLKLGAILGYLVAGVVIGPSVMDWINDAETILHVAELGVVFLLFIIGLELDPKQLWNMRKKIMLTGGSQLIFSSLFIGLMSFWILSLSPATALIVGVSVALSSTAFAVQLMEEHKVLKTPPGKQGFSILLMQDVAVIPILLLVESLSTGEVAVGPAWWVSVLALCIVLVVGRFLINPFLSLISHYGNAEVMTASALLIVIATGLGMQEAGLSMGMGAFVAGILLANSSFKHQLEMEVGPFKGLFLGLFFIAIGMNLNLDLLVSEPLFILGASLVLVIVKGLIIYTILRLAKQNVTDSVRIGLMLSQGGEFAFVVMSQAVGAGVIETLISQQVTLIVGISMALTSPLVILHSIWFNSRNCPAVYDSEPNEKEPQVLIAGLGRFGQVSARILTANKIPFIALDKDPDQIEFLKKFGSKVFYGDASRLDLLRTAGISKVKIILIAIDNDQEALKIAYLVREHFPDIKIIARARNRTSVMNYARIGVNTYVREVFPAGLDAAELLLKAYGFDLEKAKRTVDVFAKHDSKLVEISAIKNLNLQQMIDINEKGKSELQSLFERDEKGIER, via the coding sequence ATGAGTTTACTGGGCTCCGCGTTTGTGTTTTTGTTAGCCGCTGTAGTGGCTGTTCCCATATTTCGAAAGTTAAAACTTGGCGCAATTCTTGGTTATTTAGTCGCAGGGGTTGTGATTGGCCCATCTGTAATGGATTGGATCAACGACGCTGAAACTATATTGCATGTTGCTGAGCTTGGTGTTGTATTTTTATTGTTTATTATTGGATTGGAGCTTGATCCTAAACAACTGTGGAATATGCGCAAAAAAATCATGTTGACCGGTGGATCTCAATTAATATTTAGCTCCTTATTCATAGGTCTGATGAGCTTTTGGATATTGTCATTATCTCCGGCTACAGCATTAATAGTCGGAGTATCTGTCGCACTCTCTTCCACTGCATTTGCGGTGCAATTGATGGAAGAGCATAAAGTGCTAAAAACACCGCCTGGCAAGCAAGGCTTCTCAATATTATTGATGCAAGATGTTGCGGTTATTCCCATTTTACTATTGGTCGAGAGTTTATCTACCGGAGAGGTTGCTGTAGGCCCAGCTTGGTGGGTGAGCGTGTTGGCATTGTGCATAGTGCTCGTTGTCGGCCGTTTCTTGATTAATCCGTTTCTTAGCTTGATATCCCACTATGGAAACGCCGAGGTTATGACCGCTTCTGCATTACTTATCGTTATTGCAACCGGATTAGGTATGCAGGAGGCCGGTTTGTCTATGGGGATGGGGGCGTTTGTTGCAGGTATTCTTCTCGCTAATTCAAGTTTTAAACATCAGTTAGAAATGGAAGTTGGACCTTTTAAAGGGCTATTCCTAGGGTTGTTTTTCATCGCGATTGGGATGAATTTAAATTTGGATCTGTTGGTTTCCGAGCCACTGTTTATTCTCGGGGCTAGTCTGGTACTCGTTATAGTTAAAGGATTGATTATTTACACCATACTTCGATTAGCCAAGCAAAATGTTACTGATTCAGTGCGCATTGGCTTAATGTTGTCTCAAGGCGGTGAATTTGCTTTTGTTGTTATGTCTCAAGCCGTGGGGGCAGGGGTAATTGAAACCCTAATATCACAGCAAGTTACCCTTATTGTCGGAATCTCTATGGCGTTGACGTCACCGCTGGTAATTCTGCACAGTATTTGGTTTAACAGTAGAAATTGCCCCGCAGTTTATGATTCAGAGCCTAATGAAAAAGAACCTCAAGTATTGATTGCCGGGCTGGGTCGTTTTGGGCAAGTGTCAGCCCGTATATTAACAGCAAACAAGATCCCATTTATTGCATTGGATAAAGATCCTGATCAAATTGAATTTCTAAAGAAATTTGGCAGCAAGGTATTTTATGGTGATGCAAGTCGGCTAGATTTATTGCGCACGGCAGGTATAAGCAAAGTAAAAATAATACTTATTGCGATTGATAACGACCAAGAAGCTTTAAAAATTGCATACTTGGTACGCGAGCATTTTCCGGATATTAAAATTATTGCTCGAGCACGTAATCGAACGAGCGTAATGAATTATGCAAGGATTGGTGTGAACACTTATGTACGAGAGGTCTTTCCAGCTGGACTGGACGCCGCAGAGTTACTTTTGAAGGCTTATGGGTTCGATCTAGAGAAGGCAAAGAGAACTGTTGACGTTTTTGCAAAACATGACAGTAAGTTGGTGGAGATAAGTGCGATTAAAAACTTAAATTTACAGCAAATGATTGATATAAACGAGAAGGGGAAATCAGAGTTGCAATCCCTTTTCGAGCGTGACGAAAAAGGGATTGAACGTTAA
- a CDS encoding XrtA-associated tyrosine autokinase → MNTIERALSKQEKNKQSQAEQDAGAQKATNKTLDAQQKDNGVSESAGSQNSLQVPSSIEIDLARMEEKGFVSTSNKRRLINEEYRAIKRKIIDNAFGPLSKSLNNSNIIMVTSSRPGEGKTFTAVNLALSIALEQDKTVLLVDADVLRPNVMRTLELQNQQGLMEYLLGEKTDIAEVMCQTNVPNLRIIPAGKSHHLSTELLASERMYDAVQEFANRYPDRLVIVDTPPLLGINETAILANLAGQAIVVAEEAATKIADIQEAVSHLNPEMAIGFVVNKGQKVNRKGTGYGYYYAGAN, encoded by the coding sequence ATGAATACAATCGAACGTGCACTCTCCAAACAGGAGAAAAACAAACAATCACAAGCAGAGCAAGATGCTGGTGCTCAAAAAGCTACCAATAAAACGCTCGATGCTCAACAAAAAGATAACGGAGTTTCAGAGTCAGCTGGCTCACAAAACTCTCTGCAGGTCCCATCGAGTATCGAAATCGATTTAGCACGAATGGAGGAGAAAGGCTTTGTATCAACTAGCAATAAACGCAGATTGATTAATGAAGAATATCGAGCCATAAAACGCAAAATTATCGACAATGCTTTCGGTCCCCTTTCTAAATCTCTTAACAATAGCAACATCATTATGGTGACGAGTTCACGCCCGGGAGAAGGGAAAACCTTTACCGCCGTTAACTTGGCACTCAGTATTGCTTTAGAACAAGATAAAACCGTGCTATTGGTTGATGCGGATGTTTTAAGACCAAACGTTATGCGCACCTTAGAATTGCAAAATCAGCAAGGATTGATGGAATATTTGCTAGGCGAAAAAACGGACATAGCTGAAGTGATGTGCCAAACCAACGTACCCAATCTGCGCATAATTCCTGCGGGGAAATCTCATCACTTGTCCACCGAACTTCTTGCCAGTGAAAGAATGTATGATGCAGTTCAAGAGTTCGCTAATCGTTATCCAGACAGACTTGTTATTGTCGATACTCCGCCATTACTCGGTATCAACGAAACAGCCATTTTAGCCAATCTGGCTGGTCAGGCCATTGTTGTTGCCGAAGAAGCAGCAACTAAAATAGCCGATATTCAAGAAGCGGTCAGTCATTTGAACCCAGAAATGGCCATTGGATTCGTGGTTAATAAAGGGCAAAAAGTTAATCGTAAAGGAACGGGCTACGGTTATTACTACGCAGGAGCTAATTAG
- a CDS encoding XrtA system polysaccharide chain length determinant, translating into MQDLHKTIELLLDYLRGVWVKKRYVMICTWLICPLGFAYVASMPDTYQSQARVYVDTRSVLQPLLHGLAIQTNPQQEISMMVKTLLSRPNLEIIARESDLDVTALTPEDYENMISQLTNNIRLRSAGRDNLYTISYSNSDPQMARTVVQETLDLFVEGALGSSRKDSDSASRFIEEQITDYENRLSSAEQRVADFQRKYASLLPDKGSFHENYTDLRSQLEQTELTIKETEQQIKALSGELRGQNSQIDSFAVKPSNSDAILTTRYDARIKSIEERLDELSLKYTDLHPDVIEANNLLESLQKSRQEEIDDYLSNVSSDDPSSSLGALSTEIRIEISRLQSLIASLDVRKDNYKTKIEDLKQKIDLVPQVEAEFTALNRDYGITKRKYEELLSRRESADLAQKADVSSEDVQFRVIDPPLAPLAPTGPNRLIGYTAVVFIGFAAGLAVAFLISQLNPILIRGRQLTALTSYPVLGVVSHLNVKEIRKANRTRILVFAFSSGLILLMYGVLAATEILQIDLLSRILA; encoded by the coding sequence ATGCAAGATTTACACAAAACGATTGAGCTTTTGCTTGATTACCTAAGAGGTGTTTGGGTAAAAAAGCGCTACGTTATGATTTGCACTTGGCTAATTTGCCCGCTTGGTTTTGCCTACGTGGCATCAATGCCAGATACTTACCAGTCTCAAGCGCGGGTTTACGTGGATACTCGTTCTGTTTTACAGCCGTTGTTGCACGGCTTAGCCATACAAACTAATCCACAACAAGAAATTTCAATGATGGTGAAGACATTACTGAGTCGACCCAATCTTGAAATTATTGCGCGGGAGTCAGATCTGGACGTTACAGCTCTCACCCCTGAAGATTATGAGAATATGATCTCGCAATTGACTAATAATATTAGGCTGCGCTCAGCTGGACGAGATAATCTTTATACGATTTCTTATTCAAATAGTGACCCGCAAATGGCGAGAACTGTTGTCCAGGAGACCTTGGATTTATTCGTTGAAGGCGCCCTAGGTAGCTCTAGAAAAGACTCTGACTCGGCGAGTCGCTTTATCGAGGAGCAGATAACCGATTATGAAAACCGTCTTTCCTCTGCTGAGCAAAGGGTTGCAGACTTTCAAAGAAAGTATGCGTCGCTATTGCCAGATAAAGGCAGTTTTCATGAAAATTATACTGATTTGAGAAGTCAATTAGAGCAAACTGAATTGACCATCAAAGAGACTGAGCAACAGATCAAAGCCCTCTCTGGTGAACTACGAGGTCAAAATTCGCAAATCGATAGCTTTGCAGTTAAACCATCAAACTCGGATGCAATTCTGACAACTCGCTATGACGCCCGCATAAAAAGTATTGAAGAAAGACTCGATGAATTATCCCTTAAATATACCGACTTACACCCTGATGTGATTGAGGCCAATAATTTGCTTGAATCTTTACAAAAATCACGACAGGAAGAAATCGATGACTATTTATCGAATGTTTCAAGTGATGACCCAAGTAGCTCGTTAGGTGCGTTATCTACTGAAATTCGTATAGAAATATCTCGCTTGCAAAGCCTAATTGCATCGCTGGATGTTAGAAAAGATAACTACAAAACCAAAATTGAAGACTTAAAGCAAAAAATTGATTTGGTGCCGCAAGTTGAAGCTGAATTTACCGCTCTGAATCGTGATTACGGTATTACTAAACGCAAATACGAAGAGCTGTTGTCACGAAGAGAATCTGCGGATTTAGCACAAAAAGCAGACGTATCCTCTGAAGATGTACAGTTCAGAGTTATCGACCCTCCTCTAGCACCTTTAGCGCCAACAGGACCAAATCGTCTAATTGGATATACCGCAGTGGTTTTCATTGGTTTTGCTGCCGGTTTAGCAGTCGCATTTTTGATCAGTCAACTTAACCCTATACTCATTCGAGGGCGTCAATTAACGGCTTTAACGTCTTACCCTGTGTTAGGGGTCGTCTCTCATCTTAATGTAAAAGAGATCCGTAAGGCAAATAGGACGCGTATTCTTGTATTTGCTTTTTCGTCGGGTCTCATTCTATTAATGTATGGTGTCTTGGCAGCCACTGAAATCCTGCAAATTGACTTGTTATCGAGGATATTGGCATGA
- a CDS encoding XrtA/PEP-CTERM system exopolysaccharide export protein has protein sequence MKTNKIAFFNLLFLSILTTAGCSSNNTSLPHASTYPSLTTSVDNYQYLIGPGDTLSIFVWRNPDISGTFIVRPDGKVTTSLVEDIEVTGKTPSVLARELEESLGKFINSPRVTVSVTGFAGPLSERVRVIGEATNPSTINYTQHMTLLDLMISVGGLTSFAAGDSAKLVRTIDGQQKTFAIKIDSLIRDGDIAQNIDILPGDIIIIPEAWF, from the coding sequence ATGAAGACTAACAAAATAGCATTCTTCAATTTACTATTTCTATCAATTTTAACCACAGCGGGATGCTCAAGCAATAACACTAGCCTCCCTCATGCATCAACATACCCGTCTTTAACCACTTCGGTCGACAACTATCAATATTTGATTGGCCCTGGCGATACATTGTCTATATTTGTTTGGCGCAACCCTGATATATCAGGGACATTTATCGTCCGTCCTGATGGAAAAGTCACTACTTCCCTAGTAGAAGACATCGAAGTCACCGGGAAAACCCCGTCAGTTTTAGCTCGTGAGCTTGAAGAGTCGCTAGGTAAGTTTATTAATAGCCCGCGCGTGACGGTTAGTGTAACAGGCTTCGCTGGTCCATTAAGCGAACGCGTAAGGGTCATCGGAGAAGCGACTAATCCAAGCACCATAAATTATACCCAACATATGACATTATTAGATTTAATGATTTCTGTCGGTGGTTTAACGAGTTTTGCAGCGGGTGATAGTGCTAAACTGGTACGCACAATTGATGGTCAGCAGAAGACATTTGCCATCAAAATTGACTCCCTTATTCGTGACGGAGACATAGCACAAAATATCGATATTTTACCTGGCGACATTATTATTATTCCTGAAGCTTGGTTTTAG
- a CDS encoding TIGR03013 family XrtA/PEP-CTERM system glycosyltransferase, whose product MSFVNRKEVRRSNILMILEASVVAYILYLTLGIVSDITSSATPSVGDVSLYIGLFTFLVIVSALSVGLYESKLRETFRGIIRRIFVSVALGYFVMEILGNTVLTYIDLHQYFLPIAAGLCIVALVIFRYFINRLGLLGLGQTKIVVIGAGERASIIEKRMRREVDRFGFELVGFIPIPGDNREEGIQNEKLVHVKVDENFRNFIADNDIDEVVIACDQRRGTLPVEILFDCRLRGVEVTDLLDFMERETGQIVVNLMYPSWVIYSNGFNSQNYLRDALDYGMNSVLAFLVLMLAWPFMLLTAIIIYFEDNSGQKASVFYKQERVGLNGKLFNIIKFRSMRPDAEKDGAKWATTNDNRVTRVGQFIRKYRIDELPQILNVFRGEMSFIGPRPERPQFVEQLIREIPYYNQRHNVKPGLAGWAQLNYPYGASVEDSMEKLKFDLYYVKHQSLMLDILILIRTVEVVLFGKGR is encoded by the coding sequence ATGAGTTTTGTTAATCGAAAGGAAGTTCGGCGCTCAAACATATTGATGATATTAGAAGCATCAGTCGTAGCGTATATTTTATATCTAACCTTGGGCATCGTGAGCGATATTACTTCGTCTGCTACGCCTAGTGTGGGTGACGTATCACTTTATATAGGTTTGTTCACATTTTTAGTTATTGTATCCGCTTTGTCTGTCGGGCTGTATGAATCTAAGTTACGTGAAACATTCCGAGGTATTATCAGGCGTATCTTTGTCAGTGTCGCGCTGGGATACTTCGTTATGGAGATACTGGGTAATACCGTATTAACCTATATCGATTTACATCAGTACTTTTTGCCCATCGCCGCGGGTCTATGTATCGTAGCATTAGTTATTTTTCGCTACTTCATCAATCGTCTGGGTCTTCTTGGTTTAGGACAAACCAAAATAGTCGTTATTGGGGCTGGTGAACGGGCGTCTATTATAGAGAAGCGCATGCGTAGAGAAGTCGATCGTTTCGGCTTCGAATTGGTCGGATTTATTCCTATTCCTGGTGATAATCGAGAAGAGGGAATACAAAACGAAAAATTAGTTCACGTGAAAGTTGATGAAAACTTTCGAAATTTTATTGCAGATAATGATATTGATGAAGTCGTTATTGCCTGTGATCAAAGGCGCGGAACCTTGCCTGTAGAGATTTTGTTCGACTGTCGCTTGCGTGGCGTCGAAGTGACTGACTTGCTTGATTTTATGGAGCGAGAGACTGGTCAGATTGTAGTTAACCTTATGTATCCAAGTTGGGTAATTTATTCTAACGGTTTTAATTCGCAAAACTATCTTCGCGACGCGTTAGATTATGGTATGAACAGTGTTTTAGCCTTCTTGGTATTGATGCTTGCTTGGCCTTTTATGCTGCTTACGGCAATTATTATTTATTTCGAAGACAACAGTGGGCAAAAAGCTTCGGTATTTTATAAGCAGGAACGTGTTGGTCTAAATGGTAAATTGTTTAATATTATTAAATTCCGAAGTATGCGTCCTGATGCAGAAAAAGACGGAGCCAAGTGGGCGACAACTAATGATAACCGCGTAACCAGAGTCGGTCAGTTTATTCGTAAATATCGTATCGATGAACTGCCTCAGATTCTTAATGTTTTTCGTGGAGAAATGTCTTTTATTGGTCCACGCCCAGAGCGCCCTCAATTCGTTGAGCAACTTATTCGTGAAATCCCGTATTACAATCAAAGACACAACGTCAAGCCTGGTTTAGCTGGTTGGGCACAACTTAATTATCCCTACGGCGCAAGTGTCGAAGACTCTATGGAGAAATTGAAGTTCGATTTATATTACGTTAAACATCAGAGCTTGATGTTAGATATTCTTATTTTGATTCGTACGGTCGAAGTCGTGTTATTTGGTAAGGGGAGATAG
- a CDS encoding XrtA system polysaccharide deacetylase yields MSGNVLNAMTVDVEDFFHVSAFESIITPEQWKDYQPRVDTNTRKLLDLFAKHDVKSTFFVLGWVAERYPELIKDIHAQGHEIASHGYAHRRATEQTREQFTADVTRSKNHLEDLLGESLTGYRAPSFSIGYNNEWAFEVLAELGFQYSSSTYPVKHDLYGTPDWPRFAYKRKEGIIEIPIPTLKVMGKQTPIGGGGYFRLYPYTLTKTLISKYLKREKQPYSFYFHPWEIDADQPRMTNAPLKSRFRHYVNLNKTEGKLERLLSDFSWGTMKDVYNISPK; encoded by the coding sequence ATGTCCGGGAACGTGCTAAACGCGATGACAGTAGATGTAGAAGATTTTTTTCATGTATCTGCCTTTGAATCAATTATTACGCCAGAGCAGTGGAAAGATTATCAGCCTAGAGTGGATACCAATACCCGTAAGTTGCTTGATTTATTTGCCAAACACGATGTGAAATCAACATTTTTTGTATTAGGTTGGGTAGCGGAACGTTACCCTGAATTAATTAAAGACATCCATGCTCAAGGTCACGAGATCGCAAGTCATGGTTATGCACATCGACGAGCTACAGAGCAAACTCGGGAACAGTTTACCGCAGACGTTACCCGTTCTAAAAATCATTTAGAAGACTTACTAGGTGAGTCGTTGACAGGTTATCGTGCGCCAAGCTTTTCTATTGGATACAACAATGAATGGGCATTTGAAGTGTTGGCGGAGTTGGGTTTTCAATACAGTTCTAGCACTTATCCAGTCAAGCATGACCTATATGGGACGCCTGACTGGCCGCGTTTTGCGTACAAGCGTAAAGAAGGTATTATTGAAATTCCTATCCCAACATTAAAAGTAATGGGCAAGCAAACACCTATTGGCGGTGGTGGCTATTTCCGCTTATATCCCTATACGTTGACAAAAACGTTGATAAGTAAATATTTGAAAAGGGAAAAACAACCTTATTCATTCTACTTCCATCCATGGGAGATTGACGCCGACCAACCACGGATGACAAATGCCCCTCTGAAGTCTAGATTCCGACATTACGTCAACCTGAATAAAACCGAAGGCAAGCTTGAACGTTTGCTTAGTGATTTTTCATGGGGAACCATGAAAGATGTTTACAATATTTCGCCTAAATAA
- the xrtA gene encoding exosortase A, whose product MNDVQDSGVNTRHSTNGIVSLFTIIVLWVVLFWQGITTAVDIWIITDTFNHCLFVIPASVYFIYLKRDQLALSAVEPNYWVLILCIASCGLYALGLSGGVQLFMHVATFTFLPFSVWFLLGNEQAKKILFPLFFILFCIPIGEELIPVLQEVTADLSVMMLQWVNVPIYRSGLYIEIPEGRFLVAEACSGISFFIASIVIGSLYAYMNMQSSIRRSVFVLISIIFPIIANAIRVFGIILTGHLTNMEHAVGADHLIYGWVFFSLVIVCLIGLGELIREKSSQLVSDPQYVPANKTSDRDYIKACGFITVLMLASLGWYQIILGQLSAETNPQKLHKLVIPNHGGSTSWQPEFVDYFDKQQTSINFEAKQIDLYTVWYPKGHGELVSYANRMYLEESWTLESTYSASGPNDLTFEVSQIVNSRNVRLLGYWYVIDGTVFTNKNVAKLYEIYQIMLGQHAGSGLVMISMESEYSSLEKDKELFHRMLIDTFSSINQIFPK is encoded by the coding sequence ATGAATGATGTTCAAGACAGCGGTGTTAATACACGGCATTCGACAAATGGCATTGTGTCTTTATTTACCATCATAGTTTTATGGGTTGTTTTATTTTGGCAGGGTATCACCACCGCTGTCGATATATGGATCATTACAGACACTTTTAATCATTGCCTTTTTGTTATTCCTGCCAGCGTATATTTTATATATTTGAAGCGAGACCAGCTCGCATTATCAGCCGTTGAACCTAACTATTGGGTATTAATACTCTGTATAGCTAGTTGTGGGCTTTATGCCTTAGGTTTATCAGGTGGTGTACAATTATTTATGCACGTCGCCACTTTTACCTTCCTGCCGTTTAGCGTGTGGTTTCTGTTGGGCAATGAACAAGCAAAAAAGATTTTATTCCCTTTGTTTTTCATCCTCTTTTGCATACCCATCGGCGAAGAGCTTATCCCTGTTTTACAAGAAGTAACAGCCGATCTCTCTGTTATGATGTTGCAGTGGGTAAATGTCCCTATTTATCGCAGTGGGTTGTATATTGAAATTCCAGAAGGACGTTTCCTGGTAGCTGAAGCATGTTCGGGAATTAGCTTCTTTATTGCGTCAATTGTTATCGGTTCCTTGTATGCATACATGAATATGCAATCCAGTATTCGTAGATCTGTTTTTGTCTTAATTTCGATTATCTTTCCTATTATTGCCAATGCGATACGTGTTTTCGGTATTATTTTGACCGGACATTTAACTAATATGGAACATGCCGTAGGCGCAGATCATTTAATATATGGTTGGGTTTTCTTTAGTTTAGTTATTGTCTGTCTAATTGGATTAGGCGAGTTAATACGTGAGAAGTCATCTCAATTAGTCTCTGATCCACAATATGTTCCTGCTAACAAAACGTCTGATCGTGACTATATCAAAGCATGCGGTTTTATCACGGTTCTAATGCTAGCGTCGTTAGGATGGTATCAAATTATTCTAGGGCAATTATCTGCTGAAACAAACCCACAGAAACTGCATAAGCTAGTCATACCTAACCACGGTGGATCAACGTCTTGGCAGCCAGAATTCGTTGATTACTTTGATAAGCAGCAAACGAGCATTAATTTCGAAGCGAAACAGATTGATCTTTATACAGTTTGGTATCCAAAAGGACATGGAGAACTGGTTAGTTACGCTAACCGTATGTACCTCGAAGAATCTTGGACCTTAGAATCAACATATTCTGCAAGTGGGCCCAACGATTTGACGTTTGAAGTAAGTCAAATTGTAAATTCCCGGAACGTTCGGTTACTAGGGTATTGGTATGTTATTGACGGAACTGTTTTTACTAATAAGAACGTCGCCAAGCTCTATGAAATTTATCAGATTATGTTGGGACAACATGCTGGAAGTGGCTTGGTGATGATCTCGATGGAGAGCGAGTACAGCTCATTAGAAAAAGATAAAGAATTGTTCCATCGGATGTTAATTGACACCTTTTCGTCAATTAATCAGATATTTCCCAAGTAA
- a CDS encoding right-handed parallel beta-helix repeat-containing protein, with product MNYNWLSNTSNAFQLAIRQTQTQLLSTDSSTSLYVKHRFLNHLFKKLESVRQLFLILILVALPFLACADNSENRREINVSDVPMLYKALQAANKNGEAHIKLAPGIYQLTKTLVISAPHISFIGDSANPKSVRIVGLGMRSRSQVENVISVTAKNFTLDGITLSDAGNHLIQISGEYNADFPTLKNCILQDSFQQLVKVSSSEKSDHASDYGIIDNCEFKYTQGIGPNYYIGGIDAHGSRGWMISNNVFRDIASPDNRPAEFAVHFWNGASNNTVENNTIIDCDRGIGFGLKGKPASGGAIINNLIVHQDNADPSADVGILLEQSPDTQILDNRIFLAHNYPNAIEYRFTDTINAVIVDNITNKPIRKRDGATALLIDNKRVKEVSSILTADELALLASLK from the coding sequence ATGAACTATAACTGGCTTAGTAATACGAGTAACGCATTCCAATTAGCAATCAGACAAACGCAAACTCAGCTGTTAAGTACTGATTCATCAACATCACTCTATGTAAAACATAGGTTTTTAAACCATTTATTTAAAAAGCTCGAAAGCGTCCGTCAACTTTTTTTGATTTTGATCTTAGTGGCGTTGCCATTTTTGGCATGTGCAGATAATTCTGAAAACCGCAGAGAAATTAACGTTTCAGATGTTCCTATGTTGTACAAAGCTTTACAAGCTGCAAATAAAAACGGCGAAGCACATATAAAACTTGCGCCGGGTATCTATCAATTGACGAAAACGCTGGTTATTTCAGCCCCTCATATTAGCTTTATTGGTGACTCAGCTAACCCAAAGAGTGTTCGGATCGTTGGTTTAGGGATGCGTTCTCGATCGCAGGTAGAAAATGTAATCAGTGTTACAGCAAAAAATTTTACGCTAGATGGAATCACACTTTCTGACGCAGGTAATCACCTAATTCAAATATCGGGCGAATATAATGCAGACTTTCCCACACTGAAAAACTGTATACTTCAAGACAGTTTTCAACAGCTGGTAAAAGTGTCCTCAAGTGAAAAATCTGATCACGCTAGTGATTACGGTATCATCGATAATTGTGAATTTAAATATACCCAAGGCATAGGACCGAACTATTACATAGGCGGAATTGACGCTCACGGGTCTCGTGGTTGGATGATCTCAAATAATGTATTCAGAGATATTGCTAGCCCTGATAACCGCCCAGCGGAGTTTGCGGTGCACTTTTGGAATGGTGCAAGCAACAATACCGTAGAAAATAACACTATTATCGACTGCGACCGGGGTATTGGCTTTGGTTTAAAAGGAAAGCCGGCTTCTGGTGGTGCAATCATCAATAATTTAATCGTGCATCAAGACAATGCGGATCCAAGCGCAGATGTCGGGATATTGTTAGAGCAATCACCAGACACACAAATATTAGATAACAGAATTTTTCTAGCCCATAACTATCCTAACGCAATAGAATACCGTTTTACCGACACCATCAACGCAGTGATCGTAGATAACATCACGAACAAGCCCATTCGAAAACGCGATGGTGCTACCGCTCTGTTAATTGATAATAAAAGGGTAAAAGAGGTGTCAAGTATACTCACCGCCGATGAACTTGCTTTGCTAGCATCGCTAAAATAA